A stretch of DNA from Nitrospira sp.:
ATGTCCAGCTTGTAGAATTGCGCCGCCTTGGGAACATTTTTCCGCTTACCCGTGACAAGATTATCGACCACCACCACGTCATGCCCTTCTTGCAGTAACCGATCCACGACGTGCGACCCGATGAATCCCGCCCCTCCAGTCACCAAGACTTTCATACGTCTCCTCGCTCCCCCTTCATCAACCACGCACTGAACCTCCAGACCCGCAGGTCGAGGATCAGCCTACACCTTCTCCAGACTTCCGCAAAGTATTTTCGTCAGGCCTGGGAGTCTTGGGTGACGCCTTGGGTCGGAACCACGCAAGGATCTCCCGATTCCCCTTCCGCCCTTCAATGGGCGACTCCATGCGGCCTGCCAGATCCAAACCCAGAGAGCGGGCGCAGGCAATCACCTTGTCTGCGGATCCTTCCCGTAGGCCATCGTCACGCACAATCCCTCCCCGCCCGACCAGGCCCTTTCCCACCTCAAATTGCGGTTTGATCAGGGTAATGACAGAACCCGGGCCGGTGAGATAGGGCACGACGCACGGCAATACCAACGTGAGAGAAATGAACGACACATCAATCACAATCAAATCGATTGGCTCCGGGATCGCCTGAGGAGGCAGATGCCGAACGTTGGTCCGTTCCATGAGGACCACTCGTGGATCCTGGCGAAGCCGCCACTCAAATTGTCCATACCCGACATCCACCGCATAGACACGACTTGCGCCACGCTGCAGCAGGCAATCCGTAAAGCCACCCGTGGAGCAGCCCACATCGAAACAGGTCATGCCCGTCGGGTCGACCTGAAATTGATCCAGCGCGCCAGCTAGCTTTTCTCCCCCGCGCCCCACATAGGGTGACCCAGGCCCCGTCACCTCCACGGATGCATCCGGCAACGTGAGCTTCGCGGCCTTATCGACCACCGCCCCGTCCACCCGGACCAACCCCGCCAGGATCAGGCGAGCCGCATCCTCCCGGCTAGCCACTAATCCACGATTGACCAGCACGCGATCGAGCCGTTCTCGCTCTGGGCGGATTTTTTGAACCATAGGTTGCGATGGGAATTCAGCGACGACGGAGGCGGGCCACGGTGAACCCACAGATTGATGCGGCTGCTACTGAGATGTCTCCGATTCACCCTCGCCGGGGGAAAAGGCTTGAATCCGTTTTTTGCCGTCTTTGTCCTGCACCAGGATTTCAACCTTACGCTCCGCGTCTTCTAACATCTTGAGACAGGTCTTGGACAACCGGATCCCCTCTTCGAAAATTTTCAACGAATCGTCGAGCGGCAGATCGCCCTTTTCCAATTCGGCGACAATCGTCTCCAACCTCGCCATGGCATATTCAAATTTTACTGCAGCCACAAGCACTCCCTTTGCTCAGTCACCGATCGCGCATTATTGCCCGCGCCTGTGGCGGGGTCAAGATGCCGTCTGTTCGATGGTCTCGCGCACCACACAGACCAACTGCCCCTCCCCGAGCCTGGCCCGAACCGTCTGACCGACAACCACGTCCGATGACTGTCGCACCATCCTTCCCTCAGGCACCGTTCGTAAGATGCTAAATCCCCGCGCCAGGATGGCCAAGGGACTGAGGGCATCCAGCGTGGCCACCAACGCCGCAACCGATTGCCTCCGCGAAACAATCCCGCGACGCGCCTCCTGCTCCAACCGCTTGGATAGTTGTGGGAGCAGGACGAGTGACGCTCGAATCCGGCTGTACGGGCCCTGGTTCAAGAGGGCATGCCGGTGCTCCACCACGCTACGGTGCCGCGCTGTCAGACGCTCGATCAACCTGCGCGTCAATCGATCATGGAGATCGTCCAGATGCTGGGCCTGCCCGTGAACCCGAAACC
This window harbors:
- a CDS encoding TlyA family RNA methyltransferase, with amino-acid sequence MVQKIRPERERLDRVLVNRGLVASREDAARLILAGLVRVDGAVVDKAAKLTLPDASVEVTGPGSPYVGRGGEKLAGALDQFQVDPTGMTCFDVGCSTGGFTDCLLQRGASRVYAVDVGYGQFEWRLRQDPRVVLMERTNVRHLPPQAIPEPIDLIVIDVSFISLTLVLPCVVPYLTGPGSVITLIKPQFEVGKGLVGRGGIVRDDGLREGSADKVIACARSLGLDLAGRMESPIEGRKGNREILAWFRPKASPKTPRPDENTLRKSGEGVG
- the xseB gene encoding exodeoxyribonuclease VII small subunit, whose protein sequence is MAAVKFEYAMARLETIVAELEKGDLPLDDSLKIFEEGIRLSKTCLKMLEDAERKVEILVQDKDGKKRIQAFSPGEGESETSQ